From the Lactuca sativa cultivar Salinas chromosome 9, Lsat_Salinas_v11, whole genome shotgun sequence genome, the window tttgtaatgtTTCAAGTACAGCTGATGGTGTTTTAATAATGGTGATGGTCAAGATTGATAATTTATACGATTGGTACAGTGGGGAATGGGCTAGGAAAGCTTTACAGGCTGTTGAGGTAAGCATCTCCAACTCCAAGTGTTCATAGCTTGAAACTGAACCACACACGTTGCAAGTCAAAATCTTTCTTTCTTTTGGCATAAACACATTAGCAATTAAAGTGCATTGTAGATTAAATGATTATTTTTAAAAGCGTGTCCCAAAAAATGTCGATATTAAAAGTATGAGCCGTATGAGCCGCAACTTACATATAAATCATCTCAAATCTTCATCATTTTTATTCAAATTGTTCTTAGAACAATTCAAAGAACTCTaagtatttaaatatattttaaatgagTTTCGATCAATTTAATTTATCTGATATAGATAAAGATGCTGAACTTATGAAATTTATTCAATATTTAAAATCATAATCAAATATAGAGGGAAGGGACAATTACCCATTTACCCTTTGGCCATCCTTCATATGTGAAAGGGACTCAACCAAAATGATTGAAAGAAGTCTAACTTCTAAAGCAAAGATGAAGTGGGTAGAGGGACCTATCAACCATGCTCTCGATTGTCTTCCCTTCATGACTACTTCCCACTTTAACTAATTACATTATTTTATTTAAAGTACTTTTTATGTGAGTTATTATCTTTATAAAAAGACAAATTTACATAAATTGCCTCTAGATTAACTCCCTATCCAAAAAAAATAACCATGGTTGGCGGTAGAAAATTATTACTAGAATGGTTATTGAGTTGGTCTTCCTTCTTGGGAGGAAGCCTAACTCATGTGAGGATGTAATTGATTTACTCAAGATGAGTGCGGGTAGTAAGAAGATGGAGAACTTGTTGTTTTCCTTGATTTACATGACATTTTGGATAATTCGAAAGGCAAGAAATGCTATTATTTTCAAGAAGGAAAGGCGGGCAATAATGATTACCGTTGATGATAtcagtttaaatatttttaattggATCAAATCTATGTTGAATTGTAATTCTATTGTTTGGCATGATTGGGTTTTATCTcttgttttaaactgttttttgtAAGTGACATGGGCTTCTTGTTTAACTGTTGCTTTTTATGCTAACCtactcaaaaaaacaaacaaacaaacaaacaaacgagGATGGATACTATTATGATTCTTATTTTATTGTATTGTGTTTTTTGGTGCATTATGAAAACACAGATCGGAAAGAAATTTGAAAGTATTTTGATGTAAAAATAGTGTATTAATTGTTCTTATTTACCGAATACCAATGAAAGTTATATGGTTGTTGTGTATTTATACTTACATTTAGCATGTATCTATTGAGAAAGTGTCACCAAGGTTATTATaaacatggattggttgagctccaatggggcagtgatcgactgcgcgcaacagttggtccgggtcaggaccccaagtgggagagagctggtgattcagggcgagaggccacagcgtggaccagCTTTATGGTCAGCAGCAAGAGCTAGGCGCTATCTCCAGCAAGGGTGCGCAAGGTATGTCGCCTATGtcttggatacccgggaggcgggtaaggtgacAGTGAGTGACATACTGGTGGTACGAGAGTACGCAGATGTATTCCCAGTGGAGCTGCCTGGGTTACCTCCGGAGAGGCacgtagagttcaggatcgacctagtccccggTGTGGCTCCGacagccaaggcaccgtatcggttggctccacctgagatgcaggagttttccACACAGttgcaagagctgttagacaaaggattcattagaccgagttgttcaccttggggagccccgattctatttgtgaagaagaaagacgggccacatcggatgtgtatagattaccgggagctgcataaggtaacggtgaagaaccgttacccactcccaaggattgatgatctttttcagcttcagggagcatcttggttctccaagattgatctgcgttcaggttatcatcagatgagggttagagaggaggatgtgcagaagactgctttcggacacgatatggtcactatgagttcgtggcgatgcctttcgggctcaccaatgctccttctgcgttcatggatctcatgaaccgcgtgtgcaaacCGCTGTTGGATCGGTATgtaatagttttcattgatgacatcttggtttttATTCCAAGAcataggagcagcatgaggagcacttgcgagaggttttggatactttgaggagggagagcttgtatgccaagttctccaagtgtgagttctggttgcgcgaggtgcagtttcttaggcaccttgtcaaccagaacgagatttcggtcgacccagccaaagtggaggtcgtgatgaggtgagaggttctgaggtctccatctgagattcggagcttcctgggactggcaagttattatcggagattcattcaagaaTTCTCCAAGATATTCGTGCACTTGACCCGGTTgacaaggaaagtcgtggtcttttgctgggggcctaagcagcaggccgcatttaaGACACTGAGACAGATTGTGTGAGAcgtcaatcttagccctgccagagagcgtggaggattttgtagtgtattgcgatgcgtccatctcgggtttgggcacgatattgatgcagagggggcatattatcgcctacgcttcgaggcagctgaagcctcatgaggcgaactatccgacgcatgatttggagttgggggcaattgttttcgccctcaagattcggcgtcattacctctatggggtacgttgtaccatttacacagaccataagagtttgaggtacttcatggatcatccaaatctgaatatgagacagcgtcgatggctagatgtgttgaaggattatgattgtgagatcctctaccacccggggaaggccaatgtcgtggccgatgcacttagccgcaaggcagcgccgatcagagatatttgcttgaggatgaccgtggtgactccgttgttggagcggattcgataggcccaacaggaggctatgaaggatgGACATCGTAAGAGTGAGCGTATTGTAGGTTAggtttcttccttcgattatgacagtcgtggattgttgacactacaccgtagggtgtgggtcccatatcatggaggtgtgcaccaggtattgatggaggaggcgcacaaatctaggTTTTCCGTCCATCCCGGGGTGACAAGGATATACATGGATCGtcgtcttgattattggtggccctgcgtgaagtgggatgtagcttggtatgttgagagatgcctgacctgcaggaaggtcaaggtcgagcatcagaggcccCACGGCAAGACCCAGCCGTTCGATATCccgatgtggaaatgggaagatatcactatggatttcatcacgaagcttcctaggaccgcgcggggagtggattcgattcgggttatcatggatcgattgaccaagagcgcccatttcattccgattcaggagagcatttcggccaAAAAGTTGGCTGACATCAACATTAGGAGGTAGTGGTTCGGCACAGGGTGCCAGTCTCGGTAGTTTCTGatagagatgtgcggttcacttccagattctggaagaagtttcacgacaagctgggtactcgtctacactttagcaccgcttttcaccaacagacagatggtcagagcgaacgggccatccagactttggaggatatgatgCGGAAATGCATTTTAgactttggaggtagttgggatacttaccttcctttggcagagttttcctacaataacaactatcacgcgagtatcgaccgtcctccctttgagaagttgtatgggaggaagtgaaggaccccgatatgctggagTGAGGTTGGACAAAGGGTCATGCGGAGTACCGAAGTCGTACTCAAGACTCCAGAGAGGATCCAGCAAgtttggagcaggcttcagactactcagagtcggcagaagagttaagCCGACAAGCGTCGTTCGGACATGGAgatccaggttggggatatggtgctcctgaaggtgtcaccatggaaaggtgtcattcggttcaggaagcggggcaagttgggccccaggtacattggacctttcagggttgtagcccgggtgggcaaggtggcatataggttggaccTGCCAGCCgcactcagtcagattcacagtaCTTTTCACGTCTCCCTTCTGTGGAAGTGTATAGTGGATGATTCAGTAGTGATgtctttagaggatattcaggtggatgacaacctgaactacatcgagcggccaatagctatcctcgacaggaagtagagggatctgaggaacaagagagtggagctggtaaaggtgcaatggcagcaccgcaagggctcggaatggacttgggagtcgaAGGACGAGATGGGGGAGCACTAGCCCGAGCTTTTTCCGGAttcagcagcagacttcgaggacgaagtctaaaataagtgggggagatttgtaacacctggttcctggtacctatttaaattcaagtaatttcatgttttgcactgggactcggcaagttggaagcccaactcgtcgagtagactcgactttTGATCGGGAggataagtgacctactcgacgagtcgggagacaaactcgacgagtagggctgtctggacgaaaccctaatatttagggttttcaccctatttaaacaacttatctccTCTCAACCCAACCTCCATCGTCACTCCCAActcagagaaaccctaaccttgtttGAGTGTTCATGAGCCATTTTTGTGTGCTTGTGGTGATTGTAAAGCttgagaaggaagaaggagcttGGAAGTTCGAGTGGAAGCTAGTAGATCTAGAGGTTGTGCCCCATTTCCAGCTCacttgaggtataaagctgaaaccttgaccatctatctcttagatctctagttagggttcatttctACCTTTTCTAAGTCTTAGAGGTGCCATACTCGGAATTTTTGTGGTTCATTAAGGGTATAGCTTCAAATCTGGAACAATTGGGGGttcttatggcataaaggtgccaactttttTGTCATAAGctccccatgcatcttgtagacttcATTCTAGAGCCATTTGGGCCAAATACCTCATGCATGGGCGTCAagattggaactttacgtataatatGGACCAtgggaggtcagatctatggtttggatgcattaagaccgattaaaatcgactgtatagttttggacaaagagggactcggcaagtcgcttaggtgactcgacgattcgggtcGCAGTTTCCCCTAAACGTCTTCTGGAAATGGTCTTGGGTTGAGTTGAAGGAAAACTCAGCCTGTTAGGGTctgttatggacttgaagatcgaaggactcgacgagttcaaggaggaactcggtgagttcaaggcaatgtcccaaccacatgaagacggactcgacgagttcaagcaaaactcggcgagtcatagactacaCACCTTCAtacagatgaagatgaactcgacgagttcaacgatgaactcggcgagtcagttgaagaaGGTCCCGATGTtgtgttgaaggagaactcgtcgagatcttgctagactcgacaagtagggaCGGGGTGGTAGCATTTTGTGGACATgggaactcaatgagttggtggaccaactcgacgagtctactcaaccagatgttgactttgacctaagttgactttgaccaaggttttgaccttgactttgacttggacttgagttGACCCTTGTAGGAGctatgagtatgaaatggtaatgtagaaaggatgttgtgtagggattgaggagtcgagaagAGTTGATTTCCATTTTGAGGACAGtgtagacactacacgacattgatgtgagttaccttccagtagaggtgggtctatGGCCAAAATGGTGGCCCACCAGCAGGGAATGtctttagatgattgtctttgtgattattgtctaggtttgctactacctgatgtgttctatgtgccagtatgatatgttatatgcgatagtagtagtaggaggggaatagtcccccgattcggttgttaggaccgaaaggtaggtcggacaccccagatatgtctgacagcatgattatgatatgttattatgttatagtggtaggggtgaaacagTCCCTGTGGCCGGTtaagatagaccggagggtaggcaggcaccccagaatggcctgacatgggtaggtcaacaccccataatggcttgacacgggtaggtcagcaccccagaatggcttgacacgagtAGGTCaacacccaaaaatggcttgacatgggtaggtcgggcacctcataattgcccgacagtatgtatgattgtatggtatgtggtatgatgtcggaactcactaagctttgtgcttacggttttcagttttggtttcaggtacctcttcgtcgaaggggaaggagtcggtaAGGTAGCAGCATATCGCATACACATGATTCCGCATTTGagatttctgggattgtactctgacattattactatttgACGATATGGTTTTTGAAACATGTAAGTATGGTTTATGAATTAATATGATATCAGTAATGTTTTCCTCAAACAAATTTTATAAGCAATataattacaacaacaatttttGGTCTcgatttttggaatgttacaatcCACATCCTCAAACTTTTGCTTCGCTCCATCTGAGTAACCGGTCACTAGATACCTCGTAAACATACCAGCAAAATGAAGATCGATCTTCATGTAGACGGCCATACCAAGAATCCAAGGGAGACTTTTTTTCGAGGAACGgtagaagaaaagagaagaaaggGGCAAATGAAACTGACTAAAGAAGAATATATCTTGTAGAGGAAGGGTTACATATCTCATTTAACGATACATTACGTGGCATGTGATTTGGCATATGAGATAGCTTTTTTTAATGACATGTAGAAGATAACCTGTTGATTGGGATGGGGTCATCGGGTGACCCCTTCACTTTTTAGAAAATGGCCTTAAAACCAGTAAAATGTCATGCCcttataaaatcaaaaaataacatAAAGGATATTTTAAACCAAAATGTGTAATTTCATAGGGCTACAATGACATTTTTCCcttgttttttttttgctaatGAAATTGCctattgttaaaaaaaaaaaaaaaaaaaaaaaaaaaaaaaaaaaaaaaaaaaaaaaaaaacggatacTATTTATTATGATTCTTATTTTTTGGTGCATTATGAAAAGACAGATCGGAAAGAAATTTGAAAGTATTTTGATATAAAAATAGTGTATTAATTGTTCTTATTTACCGAATACTAATGAAAGTTATATGGTTGTTGTGTAATTATACATACAAATGCATGTATCTATTGAGAAAGTGTCACCAAGTTGGCGATATCATTAGATCATAAAACAAAGCTCGTGGCCATCATCACACCTTTCCCCTtttatctttcttttcttttctttttcgctTGTGCAACTATTTAATTTCTGAGTAGGGACAGATATAATAAGATACAGTTTAATTAAGGGATGAGGTATAGTGAACTTAAAACCCCATTCCAAGGTAACAAAAGGTATTCTGATTAATTACAACATTTTCTCCACTTGTCCAAAAAGAGTTGCAATTCTGTAGGAAGATGTTTTTACTGCTTagtaaatgtgattttgattccaAAGTTATTTTTATGTgttcttttatttaaactttttaattacTATTTAATGATGGTATTTTTTATGGGAAAAGTtgtatatgtttttaaaaatgattaTTGGGTCTTAAAGAACTAATTTAGAATCAAATAGCTAGTAAAAGGAAGTTAACAGTACGCACGTATTCGTCATTATCTCAATAAGCAATTTTCTTGTAGCactttttatataataattttgaacttaattaaacatacaaaagtCAGAATAATAATCACTTTTACCTAAACACATTGATTATAAAAAAGTTGCTACTTTGAAAATATGTAGCTAATTAAAGGGCCGGGCTGCTTTTTCTTAATTATATGGTGTTCTGTAATACCTTTTTCTTTGGAGAAGTCATACAAATAGcctctgataacaacttgaaataACTAACAAGAAGTCTAAGCAAagacacaaaacacacacatacacacacaacacaactttagagagagaaagatgaatAAAAGAGAAGGGAAAGGGCCTCCTTCAAGAGATCTTATGGTATGTTTTCCTACAAGAGCACATCTTAGATTAATGCCAAAGTCAGTTTCTAGCCCCCGTCGATTGAATTACCACCAAAACCACCTTCGGAAGTCTATGAGAGGTGGTGCCGGTGGAGGCCGAGCAAGTCCATATCTATGGTCAGGAACCAAGCAGATGAGTTCAGACAACTTATCGGAGCCAACTTCTCCAAAAGTAACTTGTGCTGGCCAGATTAAGGTCCGACCCAGCACAAGATCATGCAAGAACTGGCAGACAGTCATGGAAGAGATCGAGAGGCTTCATAATAGAAAGAAGAAGCCTACTTGGGGAGCGACATTAGGGTTCAAGAAAGAAATTATGCAGTTTTTAACTTGCTTAAGGAGGATTAAGTTTGATTTTCATTGTTTAGGGGGATTTTCCCATGTAGATATCACTTCagacgatgaagatgaagatgaagatagtaATGATAAAGAAATCAATCAAGATCAACATCAAGACTATGAACATGACAAGGACTCAAGAACAGTGTTTTCGAAATGGTTTATGGTCCTACAAGAGAATCAAGATTCTGGGGTgtttgaaaaagaagaaaaaagtttGAAATCTGAAACACCGGAAGATCTCCCATGTCTGCCACCTGCAAATGCACTTTTCCTCATGCGGTGTCGTTCTGCTCCTGCTAAAAGTTGGATGGAGGagaaacaagaagaagaagaagaagaagaagaaaatgatgatgatgatgtcgaAGATCAtgataaagaagaaaaagaacatGTTGATGATCATGACAtcgaaaagaaagaaaacaaaaGGAAGAGTTTGAAGGAATTGATGAAAACCGAAAGTGATTTCTACAAATTATCTTGTGATATTGCAAAGGAAACATGGGTTATTGGTGGGATTCACAAAGATCCATTCTCAAGAAGTAGAAGTTGGAAAAGATGATCCATCTGAATCAACAATCTAAAATTGTTCCTATTTTTTTTTTCCCTTTTTCTGAGAGTTTTGTAAGTATTTTGTTGATAACATGCATGCCGGTAACAACTATTGTATCATTATGtttacaataaattaataaccGTTTTCAGTTTGTGTCATATAATTTATATCATCACACTTA encodes:
- the LOC111921268 gene encoding uncharacterized protein LOC111921268, with protein sequence MNKREGKGPPSRDLMVCFPTRAHLRLMPKSVSSPRRLNYHQNHLRKSMRGGAGGGRASPYLWSGTKQMSSDNLSEPTSPKVTCAGQIKVRPSTRSCKNWQTVMEEIERLHNRKKKPTWGATLGFKKEIMQFLTCLRRIKFDFHCLGGFSHVDITSDDEDEDEDSNDKEINQDQHQDYEHDKDSRTVFSKWFMVLQENQDSGVFEKEEKSLKSETPEDLPCLPPANALFLMRCRSAPAKSWMEEKQEEEEEEEENDDDDVEDHDKEEKEHVDDHDIEKKENKRKSLKELMKTESDFYKLSCDIAKETWVIGGIHKDPFSRSRSWKR